Part of the Streptomyces sp. WMMC500 genome is shown below.
GCCAGCTCCCCGCTGAGCCGGTCCAGCTCGGCGAGGTCCTCGCGGGCCTCGGCCAGCGCCTCGTCCAGGACGGCGGCGACGGTCGTGTCCCCGTCGAAGGGCATCTCCTGGTGCAGGAAGCCGAGGTCGGCGACGCGGGTGACGCTGCCGGCGTCGGGTTCGTCGACGCCGGCGAGCACCCGCAGCAGCGTGGACTTGCCGACGCCGTTCTCCCCGATCAGGCCGATGCGGTGACCGGGGGAGGCGGTCAGACAGACGCCGTCGAGGACGCGGCGCCCACCCAGGTTGCGGACGAGGTCGTGGGCGAGAAGTGCGGGCTGGGGCACAGGTCGGTCCGTCTTCCGTGAGGGGGGCCGGCCCGCCGGGCGCGGGGCCTCGGACGCGGGCCACGTCACACGCCGGCGGCTCACACCGCCGGAGCGCCCGTCTCCCGCAGCGTGCCGTCGGCCAGGCGCAGCCAGCGGTTGATCCCGATCTCCGCGAGGAACCGCTCGTCGTGGCTGACCACCATGAAGGCGCCCTGGTAGGAGTTGAGCGCGCTTTCCAGTTGGCCCGCGTTGACGAGGTCGAGGTTGTTGGTCGGCTCGTCGAGCAGCAACAGATGCGGCGCCGGCTCCGCGCACAGGACGCAGGCCAGGGTGGCGCGCAGCAGCTCGCCGCCGGACAGCACACGGACCGGCAGGTGGGCGCGCGGACCGCGGAAGAGGAACCGGGCAAGCAGGTTCATCCGCTCCGCCTCGGGCCGCTCCGGGGCGAACCCGGCGAAGTTCTCCGCCACCGTCCGGTCCGGGTCCAGCAGGTCAAGGCGCTGCGAGAGGTAGGCGATCCGGCCGTCGTTGCGTTTGATCCCGCCGCCGTCCGGAACGAGGTCGCCGGTGATCAGCCGCATCAGGGTGGTCTTCCCGGCACCGTTGGGGCCGGTCAGCGCGATCCGCTCCGGGCCCCGGACGGTCAGGTCGACGCCGCCCGCGGCGAACACCTCCGCGTCACCGAGACGCACCCGCATCGCCTCGCCGAGGAACAGGTTGCGTCCGGCGGGCACCCGGGTGCCGGGCAGGTCCAGGGTGAGCCGGGCCTCGTCGCGCACCGCGCGGCCGGCCTCGTCGAGACGGGCCTGGGCGTCGCTGACGCGGGAGGCGTGCATGGTGCCCGACCTGCCCGCGGCCTCCTGCGCGCTCCGCTTCAGGTTGCCGGCGACGATCTTGGGCAGGCCGGCGTTCTTCAGGTTCTTCGCGGCGTTGCTCGCGCGCCGCTCGGCGCGCTCGCGGGCCTGCTGCGCCTCCCGCTTCTCCCGCTTGAGTTCCTGCTCGGCGCTGCGGACGTTCTTCTC
Proteins encoded:
- a CDS encoding ABC-F family ATP-binding cassette domain-containing protein, translating into MSDAAVVCSHLSFAWPDDTPVFHDLSFSVTPGRTGLVAPNGSGKSTLLRLIAGELTPVTGSVSVSGTLGYLPQNLPLTADLTVAEVVGVAEVIRALDAVESGDVDEKHFAAIGDDWDVEERTRAQLDRLGLDDLTLDRRLATLSGGQIVSLGLAAHLLKQPDVLLLDEPTNNLDAEARHKLYDALSDFSGSLLLVSHDRALLDRMDRIAELGSAELRLYGGGFTAYEEAVRAEQEVAEKNVRSAEQELKREKREAQQARERAERRASNAAKNLKNAGLPKIVAGNLKRSAQEAAGRSGTMHASRVSDAQARLDEAGRAVRDEARLTLDLPGTRVPAGRNLFLGEAMRVRLGDAEVFAAGGVDLTVRGPERIALTGPNGAGKTTLMRLITGDLVPDGGGIKRNDGRIAYLSQRLDLLDPDRTVAENFAGFAPERPEAERMNLLARFLFRGPRAHLPVRVLSGGELLRATLACVLCAEPAPHLLLLDEPTNNLDLVNAGQLESALNSYQGAFMVVSHDERFLAEIGINRWLRLADGTLRETGAPAV